A window of Apium graveolens cultivar Ventura chromosome 8, ASM990537v1, whole genome shotgun sequence contains these coding sequences:
- the LOC141680491 gene encoding secreted RxLR effector protein 161-like, which translates to MDKSYPLTTPMVVRSLEPDKDPFRPREDDEEVFGPEIPYLCVIGALMYLANNTRPDIAFAVNLLARFSSASMDRYWNGIKHIFHYLRGTIDVGLYFLKNSTSQLIGYADVEYLSDPHFGKSQTGYVFTCCGAAIS; encoded by the coding sequence atggataaatctTATCCATTGACTACTCCAATGGTGGTTAGATCTTTAGAGCCTGATAAAGATCCATTTCGACCACGAGAAGATGATGAAGAGGTTTTTGGTCCTGAAATTCCATATCTATGTGTAATTGGTGCACTTATGTATCTTGCAAATAATACAAGGCCAGATATTGCTTTTGCTGTGAACTTATTGGCTAGATTTAGCTCTGCTTCGATGGACAGATATTGGAATGGGATCAAACATATATTTCATTATCTTCGTGGAACAATTGATGTTGGGTTATATTTCTTGAAAAACTCAACATCTCAGTTGATCGGATATGCAGACGTTGAATATTTATCAGATCCTCATTTTGGCAAATCACAAACTGGATATGTATTTACATGTTGCGGTGCAgccatttcctga
- the LOC141678535 gene encoding aquaporin NIP1-1-like — protein MAQEMTDRNGNDGDIALSVLEDNMHEPSGDHSSDGCFVTLPFIQKLIAEMLGTYFLIFAGDCAVTVNLSKDKVVTLPGVAMVWGLAVMVMIYSIGHISGAHINPAVTIAFASVKRFPWKHVPAYVAAQIIGATLASETIRLIFQGTKDISPGTFPTGTNLQSLVLEFIITFFLMFVISGVATDNRAIGELAGLAIGAIVLLNVIIAGPITGASMNPARSLGPVLVTSRYDEIWIYLLGPIAGAISGAWIYNIMRFTNKPLREITKNASFLTRISPRK, from the exons ATGGCTCAGGAGATGACAGACAGGAACGGGAACGATGGAGATATTGCTCTCTCTGTACTTGAGGATAATATGCATGAACCCTCCGGTGACCACTCCAGTGACGGCTGTTTTGTAACTCTTCCTTTTATACAAAAG CTAATTGCAGAGATGTTGGGCACATATTTTCTAATATTTGCGGGAGATTGCGCGGTGACGGTTAATTTGTCAAAGGACAAAGTGGTTACATTGCCGGGAGTTGCTATGGTATGGGGACTGGCTGTAATGGTGATGATTTACTCAATTGGACACATTTCTGGTGCTCATATTAACCCTGCTGTCACCATTGCATTCGCCTCTGTCAAGAGATTTCCGTGGAAACAT GTACCAGCTTATGTTGCAGCACAAATTATAGGGGCAACGTTAGCCAGCGAAACGATCAGGTTAATTTTTCAGGGTACTAAAGACATATCTCCGGGAACATTTCCGACAGGGACAAACCTGCAGTCTTTGGTGTTGGAGTTTATAATCACATTCTTCCTGATGTTTGTTATATCTGGTGTGGCCACCGATAACAGAGCT ATTGGCGAACTTGCAGGGCTTGCAATTGGAGCTATTGTGTTACTTAATGTGATTATTGCAGG ACCAATAACAGGGGCATCAATGAATCCAGCAAGAAGTTTGGGCCCAGTTTTGGTGACGAGCCGCTACGACGAGATTTGGATATATCTGTTGGGTCCAATAGCTGGGGCAATATCTGGTGCCTGGATTTACAATATTATGAGATTCACAAACAAGCCACTTCGTGAAATTACCAAAAATGCCTCCTTTCTTACTAGAATTTCGCCCAGGAAATAA